Genomic segment of Odontesthes bonariensis isolate fOdoBon6 chromosome 10, fOdoBon6.hap1, whole genome shotgun sequence:
AGAACACGAGCAAATAAACACCTGTCAAAGTCCTTTGTAGTTCTCTCATGGTAGGTGTCACCAAGAGGGTGCGTTGTCAGAAAAGCACACATACAATACTGGCTACACAACTACTGCTTATGGTCACATTGTACAGATTTCTGAACGTCTATGGCTGACTGATGGCTGCAGAGATTAATGAGAGACAAGGAAAGCCTCTCATGCAGATAAAAGCAACTGTCAGTGGTCCTGTGGGGTCATTCAGACAGCATCACTGACTTtaaaactcattttaaaagcacATGTAAATGTCTATAATGTTGATATCTCTGGTCTCACCTCTCGAAAACACCCCAATGTGCTCTCTTTTTATGCTTCTGCACGTACATGTTGCATTCTTACTCAGACTTTTGGCAGACTTCCACTCTAGAATGTCTATCCATATAGTATTACAACATCTGGATCTATCTGTTGATGCAAGTTTTGGAATTTAAGTTGTGAGTACATAAGTATAAACAGACTGAGTCATTTGCTTGTAAAGTAATaacatttctgaaaataaaaagtaacTTTGTCTGTTGAACGGCTTTTATTAATTTACCTGTCTACACGAGACACATTTCTGTGAGGAAATCGAGTTAAAGTTGCATATTGGACCAGAACTATCTTGGTAATGAAAAGGTAATGGGAGTACAGGATTAGTGCTGACTGATTTAGGAAGAATTTTATGGAAGTTTATTTGAGCAACTCtattttgttttggaaacagggCAGAATCTTTCCCAAACAAGGAGCAGTTAAACCCTCAAAACCATTAATCAAATCTTCAGTGTTTACAGTAAAGATTTTAGTCACACTAAACACTTCAAATTAACGCTCAGAAGCCACAACTTGACTCAACAGGCTTGACAAACTTTGCCATTTTTCACAGACTGAAGTCTTAAGCCACAGCCATTTGTGCTTTGCATAAAACTATTATTTTTTGTCCACAAATCAGCAGGTCGTGGTGGAGGTAaagtataaaaatataaatgaaacaAGTACTATATGAGTGTTTGTTTGAATGAAAACAATGTGTGGAGTGTGCACTCTGATTTAATGTACCCTGCACTCATTAGCATGCTAGTATAGCTAGCCAACACTGTGGTATTATATATTATCCTTAAATCCCTCTTTTTGAAAGTGAAGAATTGGTTTTCaatctgaatataaagaatcTATCCAGGAATGTTTGAATATGTACGATTTCTTAAGCATATATTTGGTTTTTTGTTCTAAAATGGTTAAACTACAATTAGCAAACTGTTTCAAACAAATGCAGTTTTACGACTTTAAACAATAAATTACTGTATTATGTAAATATTATTAAATCATTCATGTAGGTATCATACAAATGTTTTAGACCTTTTTTCAGAGTTCTTGATTTAAAACAAACTGGTTGTTTGATAACGAGCTAAAGCTaactaatgctaaagctaacaaACGCTAGCTTCAAACCGCTAGCTCGCAGAAGCTAAAAATTGGCAAGTTGAAAACCTGCTTCTGTTCACTTTTATTTGTAATTTAAACTATACCTTTTCAAAAATGACACTTCCTGTTATCATAGGTGAATTTTTATGTCACATAAGAATGATATTAGCATAAATCGCTTATTTGTGGTATTCAACAGTTGAAGTACTCAAAACCTtcgaaagaaaaaacaaagccaGGAGCTGAAATTGTATTAACACAGATTTATTCCAGATGTTTTGATGGTACAGTTCACAACAAATCTGGTAGTACCAGTCAGCCTTATgaaaatgttttccttttttagtttgttttaaatCACTGTCATTCAGAGTGAAAatggagattaaaaaaaagtatcaaacCACCATTAATATAAGGTACCGGAGAGGTAATTTTCTCTCAGAACAGATGAAAAAGATAAACCTACGAATGAAATATCTGGTACATTTAGCTGCTTTTGATGATGTCAAACTGCATAACAAAAGTATGAATGTGTCACAACAGAAGAGTTATTGCCTAGAAAGAGGAGTCGGGTGTAAAACTACGAGTGACTGACAAATTCATGACCAAACATCCGCTCCGCTTTCTGTGCAAAACTACTTCTTGTTGTCAATTTGTgtgcagtgtttgctgctctgtAAGGATTCTGTCGTAATACTACAAGTATTGTCTTGTCTGAACGACAGCACATCCAGCAGCCAAAAGACAGCCAGGCTGACTGATCAAAGAACACAGGACTGACTCACATCTTTGTGGCTCTTTTTTTTGCTCTAACAAACTTTCTGCCTGTACTTGTATGTTGATGTAATCTCTGACTCTCTGCATGGGTATGTCAGCTGTAAATGGTCAAGTGCAACACAGGCTGCTCTGTGTCTGTGAGGAAAAGAAGGGGTGGGGTTCGTAGAAGCTTTTACGTAGGAGCAGAATGAGGGAAAGAGAATGGAGAGTGGGACGACTGATGCATTTAATAACGGCGGGAAGATGAGATttgggtgctgctgctgcttttgatGTTGCCCCCGCTGCTTTTGATGCTGCCCCCGCTGCTGTATCCTCCACCGCTGCTGAAGCCGCCGCCAAAGCCGCCGCCCACGCCGCTGCCGCCGCCATATCCACCACCCACGCCGCTGCCAAAGCCATAGCCGCCGCCCATGCCGCTGCCGCCGCCAAAGCCGCCGCCCATGCCGCTGCCGCCGCCATAGCCGCCACCTGGTGATGAGAGTAACACATTTTTAGTGAGTTATTGATGATAGGCAACTTTTTACTTGAATAATAAAGCTTTATGTTCATACACATACCGCTGCTTGAGGATTGTACGTGAATGGTTGCACTTCCACCACCGGAGCCAATTCTACAAAAAGAATGTGAGAAATAAGTTTATCAACTGCACCATGGAAACTTAAACTGTAAGattaaaagtctttttttttacctggatTCCTCTCCTTCCAGCAGTTTCCTGTAGGTGGCGATCTCAATGTCCAGAGCCAGCTTGACGTTCATGAGTTCCTGGTACTCGCGGACCTGGCGGGCCATGTCCTGTTTGGCTCTCTGCAGGGCTTCCTCCAGGTCCCTGATGCGGGCCTTGGCGTCCTTCACAGCcagctctcctcgctcctcAGCCTCAGCGATCTGGGCCTCCAGGTTGGTGCGCTGGGTGGTTGAAAAGTTGGCTTAGGCTCCATGTCAGACATTTCTCATTAAAACTTCTTTATGGATCATTTATTTAACATATAGTGAGGTTactaatagaatagaaaaaaacttattcatcccccaatgggggaaattcaaattagtcaagtagctcaaaaaaattattaatatttacaatgattgtatattaacaacaataataataccaattctaataaaaatactactaactaatagtaataataataaatgacgaaatacattttaaaaataaaaaaaattaaaatgactatcatactaaataataatatatactaataataataataccatCAGCTCTAAATGTTACCTGTCTTTTGACTGCCTCAATCTCATTCTGGAGGCGGGAAATCATGCGGGTGTACTCGGCGATCTCTGACTTGGTGTTGCGAAGGTCATCTCCAGCCTGTGATGCAGAGGTCTGCATCTCCTGGAACTGAGGGAGGAGAAAtcagaaataacttttattatAGAGTCGATGGACTTAAACACTTCTGACTTTGCAGACTCTCCACTTACCTTCTGCTGGTACCACTTCTCAGCCTCAGCTCGGCTGTTGTTGGCGATTTCCTCATACTGAGCCCTGACTTCAGCCACGATGGAGTCCATGTCCAGGCCGCGGCTGTTGTCCATCTCCACAACGACTGAAGTGTCCTTGATCTGTCCCTGAAGCTCACGCAGTTCCTGCACACAACACATatgttgtgttttaattttacaATCCACATTTTAAGGGTTATGCAGGTAGAAAATCGGATTATGTGGCCTTTCTTACAGCATCGTAGACGGCTCTGAGGAAGTTAATCTCATCCTGAAGGGCGTCAACCTTGGCCTCCAGCTCAACTTTATTCATGTAGGCACCATctacatcctgagagaggaaaaGTGGTTTGAATTTGTGAAGGGCCTCAAGGAGATCAATCATTCATGGCATCATTTGTTGAGAGGCTTTATAGCAGAAAATCCACTCTCACCTTCTTGAGGAGCACAAATTCGTTCTCCACTGAAGCCCGCTTGTTGATTTCATCTTCATATCTGACAAAGAGTGGAGGGATTAGTGCATGGAAATGATGCCGAGCATTGGCTTTTGTATTgagtgacatgccacttttttttaactcacTTGTTCTTGAAGTCCTCCACCAATCCCTGCATGTTCCTCAGCTCTCCCTCCAGTTTGACCTTCTCATTGCCGAGCCCGTCCAGCTGTCTGCGCAGGTTGGCGATGTAGGCCTCGAACATGCCGTCGATGTTTGAGCGGGTGGTGGTCTGGTCCTGCAGCAGGCTCCATTTGGTCTCCAGCATCTTGTTCTGCTGCTCCAGGAAGCGGACCTGAAGAAATATTTCACATTTAGAA
This window contains:
- the LOC142390577 gene encoding keratin, type II cytoskeletal cochleal-like; translation: MSTKSVSMKTVRSSYGSSGGGGGGGFGGGSRVSIGGGGGGYSSRSAVTVRPSYSMSTSSVAGGLMQRSSMGGGGGFGGGFGSGGGGGFGGGFGSGGGGGFGGGFGSGGGFGGGFGSGGGGGFGGGGFGGGFGAGGGMAVAPITNVQVNQSLLAPLNLEIDPNIQTVRTNEKNQIKTLNNRFASFIDKVRFLEQQNKMLETKWSLLQDQTTTRSNIDGMFEAYIANLRRQLDGLGNEKVKLEGELRNMQGLVEDFKNKYEDEINKRASVENEFVLLKKDVDGAYMNKVELEAKVDALQDEINFLRAVYDAELRELQGQIKDTSVVVEMDNSRGLDMDSIVAEVRAQYEEIANNSRAEAEKWYQQKFQEMQTSASQAGDDLRNTKSEIAEYTRMISRLQNEIEAVKRQRTNLEAQIAEAEERGELAVKDAKARIRDLEEALQRAKQDMARQVREYQELMNVKLALDIEIATYRKLLEGEESRIGSGGGSATIHVQSSSSGGGYGGGSGMGGGFGGGSGMGGGYGFGSGVGGGYGGGSGVGGGFGGGFSSGGGYSSGGSIKSSGGNIKSSSSTQISSSRRY